One Edaphobacter lichenicola DNA window includes the following coding sequences:
- a CDS encoding heavy-metal-associated domain-containing protein, protein MQEALGLSIEGMHCGACVRRVTDALGKIEGVEVSSVEVGSARVAFDPKRVSAEKIAGAVNRIGFTVRSEK, encoded by the coding sequence ATGCAGGAAGCGCTCGGGTTGTCGATTGAAGGAATGCATTGCGGAGCTTGTGTTCGCAGGGTGACGGACGCACTCGGAAAGATCGAAGGGGTTGAGGTGAGTTCGGTCGAGGTTGGATCGGCCAGGGTGGCGTTCGATCCGAAGCGGGTATCGGCGGAGAAGATCGCCGGTGCGGTCAACCGGATCGGCTTTACGGTACGCAGTGAAAAGTAA
- a CDS encoding copper homeostasis protein CutC — protein sequence MRKIIFELCAESIQACLAAREGGADRIELCTALSEGGLTPSHGLTRAAVLRSGLPVHVLLRPRSGDFDYTDDEFALMREDLLHARSLGASGFVLGILRIDGTVDAERTRELVELAAPLEITFHRAFDYTNSLEQALEDVIATGCRRVLTSGGEPDVLSGVDKLARLVKLADGRIDVAVGGGLRIKDAKALARATGASHFHGSLRRSEASRMQHERRWVLEDADSLDGTSRFVVDSADVLAMIENLRSS from the coding sequence ATGCGCAAGATTATCTTCGAACTCTGTGCCGAGAGTATTCAGGCTTGTCTCGCCGCGCGCGAAGGCGGGGCTGATCGCATTGAACTGTGCACCGCCCTCAGCGAAGGTGGTCTTACCCCGAGTCACGGTCTTACACGCGCCGCGGTTCTCCGCAGCGGACTTCCCGTTCATGTTCTCTTGCGGCCTCGAAGCGGCGACTTCGACTATACGGACGATGAGTTCGCCCTGATGCGAGAGGATCTACTTCATGCGCGCAGTCTCGGAGCGAGCGGCTTTGTGCTCGGCATACTTCGCATCGACGGCACGGTGGACGCGGAACGGACGCGCGAGCTTGTAGAACTGGCTGCCCCGCTCGAGATCACCTTTCATCGCGCCTTCGATTACACCAACTCGCTGGAACAGGCTTTGGAAGACGTGATTGCGACTGGCTGCAGGCGTGTTCTCACCTCCGGGGGCGAACCTGATGTGCTCTCGGGAGTGGACAAGCTGGCGCGGCTGGTGAAACTAGCTGACGGAAGAATTGATGTCGCCGTCGGCGGCGGTCTGCGTATTAAGGATGCAAAGGCCCTGGCTCGTGCGACTGGCGCCAGCCACTTTCATGGCTCTCTGCGTCGGAGCGAAGCCAGCAGGATGCAACACGAGCGTCGCTGGGTTCTGGAGGACGCAGATTCACTCGACGGCACCTCGCGCTTTGTGGTGGACTCGGCTGATGTGCTGGCCATGATCGAGAACCTGCGAAGCTCCTGA
- a CDS encoding N-acetylglucosamine kinase, with protein MAFYLALDLGGTKTEYVLADETRELARVRGGTIKRMRTDANTAAQNLDKALAELTALTGVSMRSVTRSCVGAAGITVALVTDWIREAFAERVGGSLVLVGDVEIALDAAFFGGPGVLVMAGTGSNVAGRFLSGDLTTAGGWGPALADQGSGNRIGHQALRDTFFAIDEERTTTLLPAILDLWQLPDLDSLIGYANQIPAPDFTRLAPLVVRCAVEGDAVAQNVLQREAEELAHLAHLVIERLRRDASESRSGWVPDLAFTGSILEHVAPIRDGIVQALLRRYPSLKVLPGTVDPILGALWRARIGELPKAG; from the coding sequence TTGGCGTTTTATCTGGCACTGGATCTGGGCGGCACGAAGACGGAGTATGTACTGGCAGATGAGACCCGCGAACTGGCGCGAGTGCGGGGCGGCACCATCAAACGCATGCGTACCGACGCGAACACTGCGGCGCAGAATCTTGATAAGGCACTTGCCGAGTTGACCGCGTTGACCGGCGTGTCGATGAGATCGGTTACACGCAGTTGTGTTGGCGCGGCAGGCATCACGGTGGCGTTGGTGACCGACTGGATACGCGAAGCTTTTGCGGAGCGCGTTGGGGGCTCGCTGGTCCTCGTTGGGGATGTGGAGATCGCGCTCGATGCCGCGTTCTTCGGCGGGCCGGGAGTGCTTGTGATGGCCGGTACGGGCTCGAACGTCGCCGGGCGCTTTCTATCTGGGGATCTGACAACTGCCGGCGGTTGGGGACCTGCGCTGGCCGATCAGGGCTCCGGCAACAGAATCGGGCATCAGGCGCTGCGCGATACTTTTTTTGCCATCGATGAAGAGCGTACGACCACTTTGCTGCCGGCGATTCTTGATCTGTGGCAGCTTCCCGATCTCGATTCGCTTATCGGGTATGCCAACCAGATCCCTGCTCCGGACTTTACCCGCCTTGCTCCCCTGGTGGTGAGGTGCGCGGTGGAGGGAGACGCTGTGGCGCAGAACGTTCTTCAGCGCGAAGCAGAAGAGCTGGCCCACCTTGCGCATCTGGTCATCGAGCGGCTGCGGCGTGACGCATCCGAGAGCCGTTCGGGATGGGTTCCCGACCTTGCGTTCACCGGGAGCATCCTTGAACATGTCGCGCCGATCCGGGACGGAATCGTTCAAGCTCTGCTACGCCGGTACCCCTCCCTGAAGGTTCTGCCCGGCACTGTCGATCCCATCCTGGGTGCTCTCTGGCGGGCGCGGATTGGAGAACTGCCGAAAGCTGGATGA
- a CDS encoding TonB-dependent receptor, with protein sequence MMKAAQKMKFLNRISWVVIAMVALFCTQTLLAQTVTGTITGVVTDPSGALVGGASVVAHNTDTGVDSTATTNSAGLYRVQFLPIGSYEVTIDAKGFDKETIPAFQLEVLQTVTFNVKLTIGASSTVVNVSEAAPILNTNDATLSGTFTTNTIQNFPLNGLDFSALTLYVPGSVSTVGTSGTTSIERSTQYTDSINLNGNRAQANNYTLEGIDLNETFNNLIAYSPAPESLQEIKVLTANSPADYGNVNGAGVVSILKSGTNQFHGSAYGYVQDYRLNANSWVNNHQSPPIRINPFSQSQFGGTFGGPIKRDKLFFFVDYLGSRYHQGGTSPASVFTQAMRNGDFSALLTGSNPIQLYDPLNGFAPYVGNKGVPIVNPVARYLFAHPELYPLPNATPTDGIVNNDYQGALRTFRANNQGDVKIEYTPNNADRISAFYSKSTAYDGATSVLPVSFPNGSIYPSQLGGLSWVHIFSPAIVNSARIGFTRINWNQGLPVDQTGVFGNKGNSVVGITFPNQAYQGFTSQGISGGLSSLGNSAQDNGSLTDNTYSYIDNLTWQHGKSTLSLGVQALRYQNNYPTSNNNGFLGSLNYSGAFSGNPSLTNAGGYGGADFVLDRVSSAAATLTSINVGQRQWRASGFINDDYKATPHLTLNVGLRYEYDQPWVESNNKTGNINVATGQVIYAGKIPAGAPVGSGLCSTRACYQANYSQIMPRLGFAYQASDRLVIRGGYGATSFFEGNSSNQRLTSITPFIQAVNVTVVTPTPGNPGVPRTAEQGFTGGTVSAGGTFNVYPQHIQPAYVQEFNLTTEYAITRSLSLQIGYVGELGQHIEDYGNLNQYLVNGDPTSAPYYNNPFIGVNAIDPSVSIGSNSLLITESRAASNYQALQTVLRERTSHGLEFTVNYSYGKALTNSAGNYSVNTSGATFGGQGAFQNYYDSAADWGPAAYDVRHNLSGTGVYALPVGHGKQYLSGVNRLVDEAIGGWKISTAAVVYSGFPETILGPGNNSNSFGNSRPNQYRALKIVNRSIANWYGTDPSAIPCTTPGVDNGLCAFGAPAPNTFGDARNGNTRSPRYLNVDMSVFKDFVTFREQTLGFRFDAFNAFNIVSYGNPDTNIGDSNFGNISNQGTAFGIQQAVRSTERHLQFSANYRF encoded by the coding sequence ATGATGAAAGCAGCGCAAAAGATGAAGTTTCTCAACCGTATCTCCTGGGTCGTGATTGCCATGGTGGCACTCTTCTGCACGCAGACCCTGCTGGCTCAGACCGTCACCGGAACGATCACCGGCGTGGTGACAGACCCGAGTGGCGCTCTCGTTGGGGGAGCGAGCGTAGTGGCGCACAACACGGATACAGGTGTGGACTCGACTGCGACAACAAATTCGGCTGGACTGTATCGAGTTCAGTTTCTGCCGATCGGCAGCTATGAGGTGACGATTGATGCGAAGGGCTTCGACAAGGAGACCATTCCTGCATTTCAACTGGAGGTTCTGCAGACGGTCACGTTCAATGTGAAGCTTACGATAGGCGCGAGCTCGACGGTGGTCAACGTCTCGGAGGCTGCGCCAATTCTGAACACCAATGACGCGACGCTCAGCGGTACGTTTACTACGAATACGATCCAGAACTTTCCTTTGAATGGTCTCGACTTCTCGGCTTTGACGCTCTACGTTCCTGGCTCCGTAAGCACGGTGGGCACCTCGGGCACGACGAGTATCGAGCGCAGCACTCAGTACACGGACTCGATCAACTTGAATGGCAACCGCGCCCAGGCGAACAACTACACGCTGGAGGGCATCGACCTGAATGAGACGTTCAATAACCTGATCGCGTATAGCCCTGCCCCCGAGTCTCTGCAGGAGATCAAGGTACTGACGGCCAACTCTCCGGCCGACTACGGCAACGTCAATGGTGCCGGTGTGGTCAGCATTCTCAAGAGCGGAACGAACCAATTTCATGGCTCGGCGTATGGCTACGTTCAGGACTACAGACTCAACGCAAACTCCTGGGTGAATAATCACCAGAGCCCGCCCATCCGCATCAACCCATTCTCCCAGTCTCAGTTTGGGGGCACCTTTGGCGGTCCGATCAAGCGCGACAAACTTTTCTTCTTTGTCGACTACCTGGGTTCTCGTTACCACCAGGGAGGAACCTCTCCGGCAAGCGTCTTTACCCAGGCCATGCGGAACGGAGATTTCTCCGCGCTTCTCACGGGCTCCAATCCGATTCAACTCTACGATCCGTTGAACGGGTTCGCTCCGTATGTCGGAAACAAGGGCGTCCCTATCGTCAACCCGGTTGCGAGGTATCTCTTCGCTCATCCGGAGCTGTACCCGCTGCCAAACGCCACACCGACGGACGGCATCGTCAACAATGATTACCAGGGAGCGCTGCGGACCTTCAGAGCGAACAACCAGGGAGATGTCAAGATCGAGTACACCCCGAACAATGCGGATAGGATCAGTGCGTTCTACTCGAAGTCGACTGCCTATGATGGAGCTACCTCGGTTCTGCCGGTCTCGTTTCCGAATGGCAGCATCTATCCGTCGCAGCTTGGCGGCCTCAGCTGGGTTCACATCTTCTCGCCGGCGATCGTCAACTCCGCACGCATCGGTTTCACACGCATCAATTGGAACCAGGGACTGCCGGTGGATCAGACCGGCGTGTTCGGCAACAAAGGAAACTCCGTTGTAGGGATCACCTTTCCCAACCAGGCCTACCAGGGCTTCACCTCACAAGGCATTAGCGGCGGTTTGAGCAGTTTAGGCAACAGTGCGCAAGACAATGGCAGCCTGACTGACAATACCTACAGCTACATTGATAACCTGACGTGGCAGCACGGCAAGAGCACGTTGAGCCTTGGCGTGCAGGCCCTCCGCTACCAGAACAACTATCCGACCAGCAATAACAACGGCTTCCTGGGATCGTTGAACTACAGCGGCGCCTTTAGCGGCAATCCTTCGCTTACAAACGCAGGTGGGTACGGGGGCGCGGACTTTGTGCTGGACCGTGTGAGCTCCGCCGCCGCCACCCTGACCAGCATCAACGTGGGTCAGCGGCAGTGGCGCGCCTCCGGATTCATCAACGACGACTACAAGGCCACGCCTCACCTGACCCTGAACGTGGGCCTGCGTTACGAGTATGACCAGCCGTGGGTGGAGTCCAATAACAAGACGGGCAACATCAATGTCGCCACCGGTCAGGTGATCTACGCGGGCAAGATACCCGCGGGTGCGCCTGTTGGATCGGGCCTATGCAGCACGCGGGCCTGCTATCAGGCCAACTATAGCCAGATCATGCCTCGCCTCGGCTTTGCGTATCAGGCAAGTGATCGTCTTGTCATTCGCGGCGGCTATGGCGCGACCAGCTTCTTTGAGGGCAACTCGTCCAATCAGCGTCTGACCTCCATCACACCGTTCATCCAGGCCGTCAATGTGACGGTCGTCACGCCGACGCCGGGCAACCCGGGGGTTCCACGAACAGCCGAGCAAGGGTTTACTGGGGGGACTGTGAGTGCGGGCGGCACGTTCAACGTGTATCCGCAGCACATTCAACCAGCTTATGTGCAGGAGTTCAACCTGACAACGGAGTATGCGATCACACGCTCGCTGTCGCTGCAGATCGGGTACGTCGGTGAACTGGGCCAGCATATTGAAGACTACGGCAATCTCAACCAGTATCTGGTTAACGGAGATCCTACGTCGGCTCCGTACTACAACAACCCGTTTATCGGGGTTAATGCGATCGATCCTTCGGTGAGCATCGGCTCCAATTCCCTGCTGATCACGGAATCGCGTGCAGCATCGAACTACCAGGCGCTCCAAACCGTTCTCCGTGAGCGCACCAGTCATGGGTTGGAGTTCACCGTGAACTACTCCTATGGAAAGGCACTGACCAACAGCGCAGGCAACTATTCGGTGAATACCTCAGGTGCAACCTTCGGGGGGCAGGGTGCGTTTCAGAACTACTACGACAGTGCTGCGGACTGGGGCCCTGCTGCCTACGATGTACGCCACAACCTTAGCGGCACGGGTGTCTATGCCTTGCCCGTCGGTCATGGGAAGCAGTATCTCTCTGGAGTCAATCGCCTGGTAGACGAGGCGATCGGTGGTTGGAAGATCTCGACCGCCGCCGTCGTCTACAGCGGGTTTCCAGAGACGATCCTTGGGCCTGGGAACAACTCCAACAGCTTCGGGAATTCGCGTCCCAACCAGTACCGTGCGCTGAAGATCGTGAACCGTAGCATCGCCAACTGGTATGGCACCGATCCTTCAGCTATTCCCTGCACCACCCCTGGAGTAGACAACGGCCTGTGCGCCTTTGGAGCACCTGCCCCCAATACCTTTGGGGACGCGAGAAATGGCAACACCCGCAGTCCGCGTTATCTCAACGTTGACATGTCGGTCTTCAAGGACTTCGTTACCTTCCGTGAGCAGACTCTGGGCTTTCGGTTCGATGCCTTCAATGCCTTCAACATCGTCAGCTATGGCAACCCTGATACCAATATCGGTGACAGCAACTTCGGCAATATCTCAAACCAAGGAACCGCGTTTGGAATTCAGCAAGCCGTACGATCCACGGAACGGCATCTGCAGTTCTCAGCAAACTACAGGTTCTAA
- a CDS encoding DeoR/GlpR family DNA-binding transcription regulator, whose amino-acid sequence MAQKTQDRANQILHLLLQKGQSCVEDLAVTIDASPASVRRDLIKLAQRGLVNRTHGSVELAGKMTYEPFRFDAAFPLREERFANEKRRIAIAAAEMVNEGDTIALSPGTTTTQVARSLRHREGIHIVTNAVNIGMEFSSLPNARVTLTGGSIRWPGAFSMVGATAFDSLQRLFFDKVFMGACGIHPDHGLTVIESDEALVLGEMVRHAKQVIAVADASKLGIFTPVKVCATSDLHTIITDDSVDPELVEAFHRKQVRVIIV is encoded by the coding sequence ATGGCCCAGAAGACACAGGATCGCGCAAACCAGATACTTCACCTCCTGCTACAGAAAGGCCAGAGCTGCGTTGAGGATCTGGCCGTCACCATTGACGCCTCCCCGGCGAGCGTCCGTCGCGACCTGATCAAACTTGCCCAGCGCGGTCTGGTGAACCGCACCCACGGCAGCGTCGAGCTGGCCGGCAAGATGACCTACGAGCCGTTCCGGTTCGATGCCGCCTTCCCCCTGCGCGAAGAGCGTTTTGCGAACGAGAAACGCCGCATCGCCATCGCCGCCGCCGAGATGGTCAACGAGGGCGACACCATCGCGCTCTCGCCCGGCACCACCACCACCCAGGTAGCCCGCAGCCTCAGGCATCGTGAGGGCATCCACATCGTCACCAACGCGGTCAATATCGGCATGGAGTTTTCCAGCCTCCCCAACGCCCGCGTCACCCTTACGGGAGGTTCCATCCGCTGGCCAGGCGCGTTCTCAATGGTCGGTGCAACCGCCTTCGACTCACTGCAGCGGCTCTTCTTCGACAAGGTCTTCATGGGCGCATGCGGAATTCACCCCGACCACGGCCTGACCGTCATCGAATCCGACGAAGCGCTGGTTCTGGGCGAGATGGTCAGACACGCCAAGCAGGTCATTGCAGTCGCGGATGCGAGCAAACTCGGCATCTTCACCCCCGTCAAAGTCTGCGCTACAAGCGACCTGCACACCATCATCACGGACGATAGCGTCGATCCGGAGCTGGTCGAGGCCTTCCACCGAAAGCAGGTCCGCGTGATCATCGTCTAA
- a CDS encoding TonB family protein, producing MPTPDCRAGKPCHRTHGQVRLIVDVLEDGKVGEIRVEIGDDARLADAATAAAQQAEFVAGSFLGKPQSMDYVMNFHF from the coding sequence ATGCCAACCCCGGATTGCCGGGCAGGGAAGCCCTGCCACAGAACTCACGGCCAGGTCCGTCTGATCGTCGATGTCCTCGAGGATGGCAAAGTGGGCGAGATCAGGGTAGAGATCGGCGACGACGCTAGGCTGGCTGATGCAGCCACCGCGGCTGCTCAACAGGCCGAGTTCGTCGCTGGCTCCTTTCTAGGCAAGCCGCAGAGTATGGATTACGTCATGAACTTTCACTTTTAG
- a CDS encoding glycosyltransferase family 2 protein → MPKYSIVVPFHNEEENVTTLYDRLKAVMEHVNDTFELVFVDDGSRDRTYRLLEEIAAVDSRVLVIKLRRNFGQTSALAAGFDHAQGDFILAMDGDLQHDPDEIPGFLAKLEEGYDVVSGWRSQRGDNFIMRRIPSRAANWLMAALSGVDIHDFGTTFKAYRREVIQNIPLYGEMHRFIPALASWYGASICEIPISNPAREFGESHYGISRTFRVFFDLLTIRFLLRYMTRPLHFFGTIGAFGMVAGFGMAAWLLILKIVTGQHIMSLHGPLFVIAGVLILAGIQMMGIGLLGELQVRHFHTAAHRAPYAVDRILRLRSEESLIQ, encoded by the coding sequence GTGCCAAAATATTCCATCGTCGTCCCCTTCCATAACGAGGAAGAGAATGTCACCACTCTCTACGACCGCCTGAAGGCTGTCATGGAGCACGTCAACGACACCTTCGAGTTGGTCTTCGTCGACGACGGCTCCCGCGATCGCACCTACCGCCTGCTCGAAGAGATTGCCGCCGTAGACAGCCGCGTCCTGGTCATCAAGCTCCGCCGCAACTTCGGTCAGACCTCCGCCCTCGCCGCCGGCTTCGATCACGCCCAGGGCGACTTCATCCTCGCCATGGACGGCGACCTACAGCACGACCCCGACGAGATCCCTGGCTTCCTCGCAAAACTCGAGGAGGGCTACGACGTAGTAAGCGGCTGGCGCTCCCAGCGCGGCGACAACTTCATCATGCGCCGCATCCCCTCTCGCGCTGCAAACTGGCTCATGGCCGCACTCAGCGGCGTCGACATCCACGACTTCGGCACCACCTTCAAGGCCTACCGCCGCGAGGTCATCCAGAACATCCCCCTCTACGGCGAGATGCATCGGTTCATCCCCGCCCTCGCCTCCTGGTATGGCGCAAGCATCTGCGAGATCCCCATCTCCAATCCCGCCCGCGAGTTCGGAGAGAGTCACTACGGAATCTCCCGCACCTTCCGCGTCTTCTTCGATCTCCTCACCATCCGGTTCCTGCTCCGCTATATGACGCGTCCGCTGCACTTCTTCGGGACCATTGGAGCCTTCGGCATGGTAGCCGGCTTTGGCATGGCCGCCTGGCTTCTCATCCTCAAGATCGTCACTGGCCAGCACATCATGAGCCTCCACGGCCCCCTCTTCGTCATCGCCGGCGTTCTCATCCTCGCCGGAATCCAGATGATGGGTATCGGTCTGCTCGGAGAGCTCCAGGTACGCCACTTTCATACCGCCGCCCACCGCGCACCCTACGCCGTAGACCGCATCCTGCGCCTGCGCTCCGAAGAGAGCCTCATCCAGTAG
- a CDS encoding acyltransferase family protein has protein sequence MPINFSAMQLSKTHHQIEGLQIWRAIAVILVAALHLMQMMGGSGSLAMVRFGNLGMFGVDIFFVISGFILGLTALRAGSGEPRFESLHFIARRILRILPIYWIVILFPLTRWLRSSEVSGFTFLDFWFLLPGLSYPRVHLIIGLAWTLIFEMFFYYVLTVFLRITIRDAVRNTIAALVLLVVVGEFLGIRRSGLVIVMNPILLEFVMGNITALGFQRFGRQRRTGIAMLVAGVLAAGLVTFYTTTNVALEQNVLVGVDMLPRVGTWGVAAWLLVSGMVFWGPQVRSRLGKMLVEVGNGSYSIYLTSAISTEMISRLMARIPIGFLRSGPLVLREGIALVCVILTGMVCFWFVETPLLRWLNGRYKSIFRRRVAATAPVVRV, from the coding sequence TTGCCGATCAACTTCAGCGCCATGCAGCTTTCAAAGACACATCATCAAATCGAAGGCCTTCAAATATGGCGAGCAATTGCCGTCATCCTAGTGGCTGCGCTCCATCTGATGCAGATGATGGGCGGAAGCGGTAGCTTGGCGATGGTGCGATTTGGAAATCTTGGGATGTTCGGCGTTGACATTTTTTTTGTCATCAGCGGATTTATTTTAGGGCTGACCGCGTTAAGGGCTGGGTCGGGAGAGCCCCGATTCGAATCACTCCACTTCATCGCCCGGCGCATCCTGCGAATCTTGCCGATCTACTGGATCGTGATTCTCTTCCCTTTGACTCGATGGCTTCGTTCGAGTGAGGTGTCGGGATTCACCTTCCTGGACTTCTGGTTTCTGCTTCCCGGCCTCTCTTATCCACGGGTCCACTTGATCATTGGCCTGGCGTGGACGCTGATCTTCGAGATGTTCTTCTATTACGTCCTGACTGTGTTTCTGCGGATCACGATACGAGATGCGGTTCGGAATACGATCGCTGCACTGGTTCTTCTGGTGGTGGTGGGGGAGTTTCTGGGCATCCGCCGATCGGGCCTAGTGATTGTCATGAATCCAATTCTGCTTGAGTTTGTGATGGGAAACATTACGGCACTTGGGTTTCAGAGATTCGGAAGACAGCGCAGGACAGGCATTGCGATGCTGGTTGCCGGAGTCCTTGCGGCAGGACTGGTCACTTTCTACACTACGACGAACGTCGCACTGGAACAGAACGTTCTGGTGGGGGTAGATATGCTTCCTCGAGTAGGGACCTGGGGAGTTGCGGCCTGGCTGCTGGTTAGCGGAATGGTTTTCTGGGGGCCGCAGGTGAGGTCTCGACTTGGCAAGATGCTGGTGGAAGTGGGGAATGGGTCTTACTCCATCTATTTAACCTCTGCGATTTCGACCGAGATGATCTCGCGACTCATGGCCAGGATTCCGATAGGGTTCCTGAGGAGCGGTCCCCTTGTCTTGAGAGAAGGGATCGCGCTGGTGTGCGTGATTCTGACAGGTATGGTCTGTTTCTGGTTCGTGGAAACGCCGCTACTCAGGTGGTTGAATGGCAGATACAAGTCGATTTTCCGTCGACGAGTTGCGGCAACAGCCCCTGTCGTCAGAGTCTGA
- the bla gene encoding subclass B3 metallo-beta-lactamase has translation MLLRSLLLTFVFVCGLFAQNDPDWTTNHEPFRVVGNVYYVGSKDLGSYLVTTPQGHILINSNLPSSVPQIRKNIEALGFKFSDVKILLISHAHRDHCSGSKVLKQLTGAKYMVMDRDVPVVESGGKTDFQYGKSSGNWYPATKVDRVLHDGDEVRLGDVVLVAHLTPGHTKGCTTWSLKVRDGGAVYNVVIVGSPNVNPGYKLVRSVVYPTMAQDYELTFRTLKSLPCDVFLGAHGSYFDLEEKFARMKAGAVNPFVDAEGYKAYVSEREQAFRKDLAKQLGDGF, from the coding sequence ATGCTGCTTCGCTCCCTCTTGCTGACCTTCGTCTTTGTCTGCGGTCTCTTCGCACAAAACGATCCTGACTGGACGACGAATCATGAGCCTTTTCGTGTGGTCGGTAATGTGTACTACGTGGGGAGTAAGGATCTGGGTTCTTACTTAGTTACGACACCGCAGGGACACATTCTCATCAACAGCAATCTGCCGAGCAGCGTTCCGCAGATTAGGAAGAATATTGAAGCGCTTGGGTTCAAGTTCAGCGATGTGAAGATTTTGCTCATAAGTCATGCGCATCGCGATCACTGCTCGGGAAGCAAGGTGTTGAAGCAGTTGACTGGCGCGAAGTATATGGTGATGGACCGGGATGTCCCGGTGGTGGAGTCGGGCGGCAAGACTGATTTTCAATATGGCAAGTCGTCGGGCAACTGGTATCCCGCAACGAAGGTTGACCGCGTGCTGCATGATGGGGATGAGGTTCGGTTGGGAGACGTCGTGTTGGTTGCGCATTTGACGCCCGGGCATACGAAGGGATGTACGACCTGGAGTTTGAAGGTACGCGACGGCGGTGCGGTTTATAACGTCGTGATTGTAGGCAGCCCTAATGTGAACCCCGGATATAAGTTGGTGAGGAGCGTGGTCTATCCGACAATGGCGCAGGACTATGAGTTGACGTTTCGGACATTGAAGTCACTGCCTTGCGATGTGTTTCTGGGGGCGCATGGGAGCTACTTTGATCTGGAGGAGAAGTTCGCGAGGATGAAGGCTGGAGCCGTCAACCCATTTGTTGATGCGGAGGGGTACAAAGCCTATGTGTCAGAGCGAGAGCAGGCGTTTCGGAAGGATTTGGCAAAGCAGTTGGGAGACGGCTTCTGA
- a CDS encoding LLM class flavin-dependent oxidoreductase, whose amino-acid sequence MRYGFWLPVFGGWLRNVEDEKMVASWEYVRDLAKKAETIGYDLTLIAELNLNDIKGVDAPSLDAWSTAAALAAVTERLELMVAVRPTFHNPALLAKQAASIDQMSHGRLTLNVVSSWWKDEATKYGVHFDEHDDRYARTSEWLDVVDGCWKTQGFSYKGNYYDVRENVLSPKPVSKPRPTLYAGGESETAKNLIAAKCDAYLMHGDAPEAVGKKIVDMRERREKLGLGPMTFGVAGYAVVRDSEAEALGEVERITDVKQSARGYANYEQWVTGSNLQTEISLKDYSVSNRGLRCGFVGTPEQVAERMEEFAAVGVDLVLLQSSPQAEEMERFGAQVIRSKTVAAV is encoded by the coding sequence ATGCGATACGGCTTCTGGTTGCCGGTCTTTGGGGGCTGGCTGCGCAACGTCGAGGACGAGAAGATGGTTGCGAGCTGGGAGTATGTGCGCGACCTGGCGAAGAAGGCGGAGACGATTGGATACGATCTGACTCTGATTGCGGAGTTGAATCTGAATGACATCAAGGGTGTGGATGCTCCTTCGCTCGATGCGTGGTCGACGGCTGCGGCACTGGCTGCGGTGACGGAGCGGCTGGAGCTGATGGTTGCGGTGCGGCCTACGTTTCATAACCCGGCGCTGCTGGCAAAGCAGGCGGCTTCGATCGATCAGATGTCGCATGGGCGGCTGACGTTGAATGTGGTTTCGAGCTGGTGGAAGGATGAGGCTACGAAGTATGGGGTTCACTTCGACGAGCATGACGATCGGTATGCGCGGACGTCGGAGTGGCTCGATGTGGTGGATGGATGCTGGAAGACGCAGGGGTTTTCTTATAAAGGCAACTACTATGACGTGCGGGAGAATGTGCTTTCGCCGAAGCCGGTGAGCAAGCCGCGGCCTACGTTGTATGCGGGTGGCGAGTCGGAGACGGCGAAGAATCTGATTGCGGCGAAGTGCGATGCGTACCTGATGCATGGCGATGCTCCGGAGGCTGTGGGGAAGAAGATCGTCGACATGCGGGAGCGGCGCGAGAAGTTGGGGCTGGGGCCTATGACGTTTGGCGTTGCGGGGTATGCGGTGGTGCGGGACTCGGAGGCGGAGGCGCTCGGCGAGGTGGAGCGGATTACGGATGTGAAGCAGTCGGCGCGTGGGTATGCGAACTATGAGCAGTGGGTGACGGGGTCGAACCTGCAGACGGAGATCTCGTTGAAGGACTACTCGGTGTCGAATCGCGGGCTGCGGTGCGGGTTTGTGGGAACGCCGGAGCAGGTGGCGGAGCGGATGGAGGAGTTTGCCGCGGTGGGGGTGGATCTGGTGCTGCTGCAATCGAGTCCGCAGGCGGAGGAGATGGAGCGTTTTGGGGCTCAGGTGATTCGCAGCAAGACTGTCGCTGCAGTCTAG